The sequence TATAAAATtatcttttggttttttttccatgcATCTGATTTTGCGATGCTGACACACTGGATTCTCGCATAATTGTTATCCTTGGGGTTTTGCGGACACATCAAAAATGACTTAAATGATTCATAGAatttcttctgatttttttgatagaggtgtttaaaattttttttcgttttaatgCAGTGTAAATGCAATGCTGCTTGAGTCGAGTTTTTTACATCAATATTGATCACGATCAAGCATAACTTGAGAAGTGAAGCTATATATTTGTCGTTAAGGTAGAGTAGATACATTTTAAGGTAGATCACTTTTTTGGATCAAGTTTTTAGATGTCTAATGAAAAGTTATTAGAAAGTGTTACAATTTCTGCACGGTGGGGATGAACACCATTCATTTTGCAAGCTGACTGTGCTTTCATCAAATAAAAACCATCTATAACCTATATCCTATTTGCTCTACCCTCTTTCCAATTCTCACGGGTGGCCTCAAACATGCGGCACACACACACTGAGAGctgagtgtgtgtgtgtgtgtgtgtgcttgTGGGCTGTGTTTATCTGGCGCCTTGCTCCCTTGAAATTGCCCTCATTTTCACTTGACAAATACGTTTCTTATGGGTCCTCTTgtcctttttttcttcaaaatttgacatgCCAAACGGCTTTGGCATCCGAAAAGAAGGAGAGgatgaaaatggaaacatcgggaaaagaaaaaagtgaaaataatttaaaaaaaagcacgTTTACTTAACACAAGTTGTTCTTTGAGGCGCCCCGTGTGCCTCCGGCGCGAGTCCGTCTAGAGATGGGGGACGGGTtcgttttcattttgtttcgtTTCTCTTTCCAGTGTTTACACTTCATCTCCTATAAATGCGTGAGGTCGTCAGTGCTAGTCCTCTCATatcatttctcgatttttgaacatatttcTAATCATCTGCTTGCGCTGGCCAGTGGGTATCACATAATCTTTGCCTTCACATTTATAGTTTCTATAATATTTTGCCATAAAAGTTCTTACCTTTCAAAAGAGTTACCTCTCATCTCATTTTTAATAgaatatcttgtttttttttcgtagaaGTGCTTTCTAATCTTCAATGATtcaaaagaatgaaaaaatgcaGGTTTCTGCTATTTCAtgcttcgttttttttattctgttATGCAACATAGACATTTGCAACAAATCATGCAAAGTTTGTTCAAACGTTTTGTAATATCAGGATAAACCATCAAAGTTTTGTAAAAGATAACTGGTTTGTATGAATGTTTTCTATTAGCCTTGCACTTTTTTGTTCTTTGATGACAGCTCATATCTTAGCTGTTTTAAGTTTTATCAAAGATTGCTCAACATAAAAATAGAATATGACATTAGAAATTAAAAGTAGGGGATACTAGGGGACaacaaaacttaatttttcgaaaaagttttattacgaCTGTTGCTTCCTTAAATTTATAATACCAGTCTTATTAATATTGTATACAGATATCAAACTTGGATCACAAGAATCTATCAGAACCATGATTCCAAATAACACAAACTTCAATCTTCTTCACGTTGTGCCTCCGTATCCCAATGCATTAGATGTGACTCATCAGAATTCGGGCAACTCATCGCCGTCCCTGCATAACTACTCGTCAATGTCGCCAGCATCATCGGTGTCGAATACCGTGTACAATAGTTCAGAAGTGAGCCCGATGGGAACGGGAGATGCCAGTTGGAATAAGGCGCCAAACTACTTTGAACGACCTAAACCAGgtattattaatattattgttattttttcataacatgaatgaaaaatttgaatgaccGATTTCAGACCGCCACATTGTATTGAACCCGCTTGGATCACCAGATATTGGAGCTCAATTCCAAAGTCCAGCTTCTTCCATCATGAATACAATCAATTCTTTGGTTCATGGATCATCCGGTGGCTTATTGCAGGTCCAACAAAGTCAATATTTCGGACCTGCTGAACTGAATCCTAATCTCAAAAGTAAGTTCATTTAAAACGCTTTTTTATAAACACATCATCACACGTAAAATCACCAAGTGTCAACAACTGTTCAATTTTATCAGGGCCACACGACGCAACTACTTCCACAGAGTTTGGAGCATTATCAGTTGTTCCAATCCCATTTGATTGCAATCAAACTACTGGTGGCATTGAACAGACAATACGTGAGGTGGCAACaaataaaagagaaagagTGGATGAAGAGCTTGATGTCATCATCCCAAAGAAGCAACCACGACTTTCAGTAAATGTGAATTTTGtggagaaaattttaaaatattcactaaaaataaatttcagggTAAGCGAATTGGACGGCCACCAGGCTCATGTAAAGCCAACTACATTCCACCAACAAAAATCACGGAACAAAATGATGAAGACGTGCGTCAGTGTCTATGGGACGGGTGCACATTGACACTTGACGATCGAGCggtaagaaaatttcaaatagtgTATTTTTATTGTAGAACCTAAATTTGATAGAACATTATAAAAATCGTGgtgacaaatatttttaattaaaaatttttaatgctgTAGTAATCAGCAACTCAAAACATATAGAATTGCCTTAttgcaacttttcaaaaaaaaaaattaattttaaatttttttaaatttaattttttacattaatcatattctaaaaatgatctacagcttttgaaaattttcaaagaatttcccacattttttgagaggttgttgaactttccagaaaaaaacattctgtaagtttcagaattttaaattttgaactgacTATCAAATTTGATCACTATTTCGGTGAATAAAACAGGCAATAGAGGGGGActtttttttcggagtttttgaAGATATGTAGGCCTTTTTAAAACATTCCTGAgtattactttttcaaaaaattttctcaaagtattccaattttctgccGTTGATAGACGTAGAAAACTATGCAAGAATTAgaaaattcgttgaaaattttagaattttttagagacCTTACAAGCTTTGTGAACTAAAACTTTATGGTTCATTCTGAAAccttagatttttttgaaatttcgagaatgTGTAAAAAAGTCATATTTAGACGTTCTTCGTGCACGTTGATAATCACATCCAAAAGAATGAGGTAAATTGTAAGTGGAGGTATTGCGAGCGATCATTCAAGCAAACCTACGAGTTTACAGCTCACAAGCGCACCCACACaaagcaaaaattatattgctGCGAAGTGAGTAGCCAAGTatcaaaaaaaggtttttcaatgtttttacaATTGACAGGTTTGTCCGAAACGATACGGTCGATTAGAGAATCTGAAGACTCACAGACGTACTCATACAGGTGAGAAACCGTACCACTGCAATGTACCAAATTGTAACAAAAGCTTCACCAATGCTTCCGATCGTTCCAAACATTCAAAGCGCACCCACTCCAATGAGGTTCTTCGAAATTCTATAAGATTTATTTCCAACATCAGTTATACAGAAACCGTATTGCTGCGACTTTGGAAGCTGTGCTTGTGCCT comes from Caenorhabditis elegans chromosome X and encodes:
- the ztf-14 gene encoding C2H2-type domain-containing protein (Confirmed by transcript evidence); translation: MIPNNTNFNLLHVVPPYPNALDVTHQNSGNSSPSLHNYSSMSPASSVSNTVYNSSEVSPMGTGDASWNKAPNYFERPKPDRHIVLNPLGSPDIGAQFQSPASSIMNTINSLVHGSSGGLLQVQQSQYFGPAELNPNLKRPHDATTSTEFGALSVVPIPFDCNQTTGGIEQTIREVATNKRERVDEELDVIIPKKQPRLSVNGKRIGRPPGSCKANYIPPTKITEQNDEDVRQCLWDGCTLTLDDRAVCPKRYGRLENLKTHRRTHTGEKPYHCNVPNCNKSFTNASDRSKHSKRTHSNEKPYCCDFGSCACAYTDPSSLRKHVKSKHPEHHAMKMAMRKTQRKSIKQIASEKVQMSPLPTAAEAPISPQQNLPTLPLNMIPPPLQTQLPLRVPPFTGMPFANPALQLFLATQMRMAPPMTPFPLPQLTSLNVSPLDLAAILAGAATPKPSTD
- the ztf-14 gene encoding C2H2-type domain-containing protein (Confirmed by transcript evidence) codes for the protein MIPNNTNFNLLHVVPPYPNALDVTHQNSGNSSPSLHNYSSMSPASSVSNTVYNSSEVSPMGTGDASWNKAPNYFERPKPDRHIVLNPLGSPDIGAQFQSPASSIMNTINSLVHGSSGGLLQVQQSQYFGPAELNPNLKRPHDATTSTEFGALSVVPIPFDCNQTTGGIEQTIREVATNKRERVDEELDVIIPKKQPRLSVNGKRIGRPPGSCKANYIPPTKITEQNDEDVRQCLWDGCTLTLDDRATFFVHVDNHIQKNEVNSHKRTHTKQKLYCCEVCPKRYGRLENLKTHRRTHTGEKPYHCNVPNCNKSFTNASDRSKHSKRTHSNEKPYCCDFGSCACAYTDPSSLRKHVKSKHPEHHAMKMAMRKTQRKSIKQIASEKVQMSPLPTAAEAPISPQQNLPTLPLNMIPPPLQTQLPLRVPPFTGMPFANPALQLFLATQMRMAPPMTPFPLPQLTSLNVSPLDLAAILAGAATPKPSTD